The Flavobacterium sp. 123 genome contains a region encoding:
- a CDS encoding aldehyde dehydrogenase family protein produces MSNIAQRPEFKAKYDNYIGGKFVAPVGGQYFDVVSPVDGKVYTRAAHSTKEDLAIAVDVAYDAFQTWGKTSVTERSILLNKIAQVIEDNLEYIATVETIDNGKAIRETLAADIPLAIDHFRYFAGVIRAEESSIAELDSQTVSIALSEPLGVIAQIIPWNFPILMAVWKLAPALAAGNTVVLKPAESTPISIMVLMELIGDIVPPGVVNIVNGFGAELGRALVTNKKVSKAAFTGSTTTGRLVMQYATENIIPVTLELGGKSPNIFMKSVGDADDDFFDKAVEGAVMFALNQGEICTCPSRLLVHEDIYDKFIAKVIERTAAIKLGNPLDKTTMMGAQASLVQKEKILSYIKLGKEEGAEVLIGGEENALGGSLDGGYYIKPTLFKGHNKMRIFQEEIFGPVLAVTTFKTTEEAIEIANDTMYGLGAGVWTRDAHEIYQVPRAIQAGRVWVNQYHAYPAGAPFGGYKQSGIGRENHKMMLGHYRQTKNMLISYDKKKLGFF; encoded by the coding sequence ATGAGCAATATAGCCCAAAGACCTGAATTTAAGGCAAAGTATGATAATTATATTGGAGGTAAATTTGTTGCGCCTGTTGGTGGACAATATTTTGATGTAGTTTCTCCAGTTGATGGAAAAGTTTACACAAGAGCTGCGCATTCTACTAAAGAAGATTTAGCAATAGCGGTTGATGTGGCATATGATGCTTTTCAAACTTGGGGAAAAACATCTGTTACAGAACGCAGCATTTTGTTGAATAAAATAGCACAGGTTATTGAAGATAATTTGGAATATATAGCAACCGTAGAAACTATTGATAATGGTAAAGCAATACGTGAAACTTTAGCTGCAGATATTCCTCTAGCAATAGATCATTTCAGATATTTTGCAGGTGTAATTCGCGCTGAAGAAAGTTCCATTGCCGAATTAGATTCTCAAACAGTTTCAATTGCATTGAGTGAACCATTAGGAGTTATTGCTCAAATTATTCCTTGGAATTTTCCTATTTTAATGGCGGTATGGAAATTAGCTCCAGCATTAGCAGCGGGAAATACAGTTGTTTTAAAACCAGCTGAAAGTACTCCAATTTCTATTATGGTTTTGATGGAATTAATAGGGGATATAGTGCCTCCAGGAGTTGTAAATATTGTAAATGGTTTCGGAGCTGAACTTGGTCGCGCATTGGTTACCAATAAAAAAGTTTCAAAAGCAGCATTTACAGGTTCAACTACAACAGGTCGTTTGGTGATGCAATATGCAACTGAAAACATTATTCCAGTAACATTAGAATTAGGCGGAAAATCACCAAATATTTTTATGAAATCTGTGGGTGATGCTGATGATGATTTCTTTGATAAAGCAGTAGAAGGTGCGGTTATGTTTGCTTTGAATCAAGGAGAAATTTGTACTTGTCCTTCTAGATTACTAGTACACGAAGATATATATGATAAATTTATTGCAAAAGTAATCGAAAGAACAGCTGCTATCAAATTGGGTAATCCTTTAGATAAAACTACAATGATGGGAGCGCAAGCGTCATTGGTTCAAAAAGAAAAAATACTTTCTTATATCAAATTAGGTAAAGAAGAGGGTGCTGAAGTACTTATTGGTGGTGAAGAAAATGCTTTGGGTGGAAGTCTTGATGGTGGTTATTATATCAAACCAACACTTTTCAAAGGGCACAATAAAATGCGTATTTTTCAAGAAGAAATTTTCGGACCTGTTCTAGCGGTTACTACTTTTAAAACGACTGAAGAAGCGATTGAAATTGCAAATGATACCATGTACGGTTTAGGAGCTGGAGTTTGGACACGTGATGCACATGAAATTTATCAAGTTCCAAGAGCGATTCAAGCAGGTCGTGTCTGGGTCAATCAATACCATGCGTATCCAGCGGGAGCACCATTTGGAGGGTACAAGCAATCTGGTATTGGTCGTGAAAATCATAAAATGATGTTAGGGCATTACCGCCAAACTAAAAATATGTTGATTTCTTACGATAAAAAGAAATTAGGTTTCTTTTAG
- a CDS encoding DUF779 domain-containing protein yields the protein MIKRIDATEKAVELIKILQQKHGELMFYQAGGCCEGTQPQCFEKGGFYQRMGDVCIGIIENTEFWVDKDLFEYWKHAHFTLDVIDAFGVGGFSLETPLKKTFQIEYRIFTPEEELLLEPVIYLE from the coding sequence ATGATAAAAAGAATCGATGCAACAGAAAAAGCTGTAGAATTAATTAAAATATTACAGCAAAAACATGGCGAATTAATGTTTTATCAAGCAGGAGGATGTTGTGAAGGAACGCAACCTCAGTGTTTTGAAAAAGGAGGTTTTTATCAAAGAATGGGAGATGTTTGTATTGGAATTATCGAAAATACAGAATTTTGGGTAGACAAAGATTTATTCGAATATTGGAAACATGCTCATTTTACTTTGGATGTAATTGATGCTTTTGGAGTTGGAGGTTTTTCTTTAGAAACACCATTGAAAAAAACATTTCAAATCGAATATCGAATTTTTACACCCGAAGAAGAACTTTTATTGGAACCGGTTATTTACCTTGAATAA
- a CDS encoding AraC family transcriptional regulator, translated as MNSKRAFINPPQLTNEKSLKTLVENRTVYSLNHCELNLFETYESSQLVPLKFNDLVVTSMLRGKKVMHLFDDPGFEYLPGETVVIPSNVGMKIDFPEASKNNPTQCLALAIDQTKITETLHFLNERYPKEGNSQFWHLNYQNYFFYNNVELATTINKLIKECMSTSITKDALADLTLQELLIRIIQTQTAKAIDDGLFTDPNNPITQVIEYIRLNLKENISLKRLSEKSCMSTTSFYRLFKRELGMSPIEFVLNEKIRCAKQLLKNPTIQINEVCYLSGFEDSNYFIRLFKKHEGITPKQYQLLHVN; from the coding sequence ATGAATTCAAAACGAGCTTTTATTAATCCACCTCAATTAACGAATGAAAAATCGTTAAAAACTTTAGTGGAAAACCGTACTGTATATTCTTTAAATCATTGTGAATTAAACCTTTTTGAAACCTACGAATCTTCTCAATTGGTTCCATTAAAATTTAATGATTTGGTGGTAACAAGTATGCTTAGAGGCAAAAAAGTGATGCATCTTTTTGATGATCCTGGATTTGAGTATTTACCCGGAGAAACGGTCGTTATTCCGTCAAATGTGGGAATGAAAATTGATTTTCCTGAAGCGTCAAAAAACAATCCTACACAATGTTTAGCATTAGCAATTGATCAAACTAAAATTACAGAAACCTTGCATTTTTTGAATGAGCGTTATCCAAAAGAAGGAAATTCTCAATTTTGGCATTTGAACTACCAAAATTATTTTTTTTACAATAATGTAGAATTGGCCACAACAATCAACAAATTAATAAAGGAATGTATGAGTACATCAATCACCAAAGATGCTTTGGCGGATTTAACTTTACAAGAATTATTGATTCGTATTATTCAAACACAAACTGCAAAAGCTATTGATGATGGCTTATTCACAGATCCTAATAACCCTATCACACAAGTAATTGAATACATTCGGTTGAACTTAAAGGAAAACATAAGTCTTAAGCGTTTGAGTGAAAAATCATGTATGAGTACGACTTCTTTCTATAGATTATTCAAAAGAGAATTAGGAATGAGTCCAATAGAGTTTGTACTAAATGAAAAGATAAGATGCGCAAAACAATTACTCAAAAACCCAACAATTCAAATTAATGAAGTCTGTTATTTATCTGGTTTTGAAGACAGTAATTATTTCATTCGTTTGTTTAAAAAACATGAAGGCATTACCCCTAAACAATACCAATTATTACATGTTAATTAG
- a CDS encoding bestrophin family protein: MISYNTKDWFTFIFRFHKADTFRTLIPIMIAIGVYAGIIGYLEVEYWKLSQDSYIKNITIMHGMLGFVISLLLVFRTNTAYDRWWEGRRMWGNLVNNSRNLAIKLGSILKDEKDRNYFRKMIPSYASILHKHLNDSDTSKQLFDDVDLEIDHHTHKPNQVAKMLFYKINDLYDSKKITGDQLILLNTELQSFTEICGACERIKNTPIPYSYSAFIKKFIFFYVMTLPFGYSFSLGYYVVPVVVFIFYVLASLELIAEEIEDPFGTDENDLPTKKIAENIKKHIEELL, encoded by the coding sequence ATGATTTCATACAATACTAAGGATTGGTTTACTTTCATCTTTCGTTTTCATAAAGCGGACACTTTTAGAACATTAATTCCTATAATGATAGCTATTGGCGTTTACGCTGGAATTATTGGGTATTTAGAAGTCGAATATTGGAAATTATCTCAAGATAGTTATATCAAAAACATAACTATCATGCACGGAATGTTAGGATTCGTAATTTCATTATTGCTTGTTTTCAGAACAAATACTGCCTATGATCGTTGGTGGGAAGGAAGAAGAATGTGGGGAAATTTAGTTAATAATAGCAGAAATCTAGCAATCAAATTAGGGAGCATTTTGAAAGATGAAAAAGATCGAAATTATTTCCGAAAAATGATCCCGAGTTATGCTTCCATTTTACATAAACATTTAAATGATAGTGACACCAGTAAGCAATTATTTGATGATGTGGATTTAGAAATTGATCATCATACACATAAACCCAATCAGGTTGCTAAAATGTTATTTTATAAAATAAATGATTTGTATGATTCCAAAAAAATTACAGGCGACCAATTAATTCTTTTAAACACCGAATTACAATCGTTTACAGAAATTTGTGGCGCTTGCGAAAGAATTAAAAACACTCCTATTCCCTACTCCTATAGTGCATTCATTAAAAAATTTATTTTCTTTTATGTAATGACATTACCATTTGGCTATTCCTTCAGCTTAGGGTATTATGTAGTTCCAGTTGTAGTGTTTATTTTTTATGTTTTAGCAAGTTTAGAATTAATTGCAGAGGAAATTGAAGACCCTTTTGGAACAGACGAAAACGACTTACCTACCAAAAAAATCGCCGAAAACATCAAAAAGCATATCGAAGAATTGCTTTGA
- a CDS encoding TolC family protein: MKKKAIKMIHSKYIFKTLVLVLFCALKINAQEILTVDDAIKIALENNYEIKIASNNLLIDKANVSYGNAGMLPKATATIVDNNGIQKLSQTRADGTVNNLDNARSNSLNYGVGLDWTVFDGFKMFAKKEQLDELKKLGDAKLKLTIITKISDVNATYYDLVQQQQQLMALDSTIVISNQRLALAKNRFTIGKASKLEVLNAQVDLNTDKVAFLRQKELYTNTKILLNQILAREAKIDFKVMDTILVDNKLVLAELSALAEKQNPQLETQIINKKISELQLKQIKAARYPTIKLNTAYNFSESHSSLGFTTQSSARGLNYGFSASLNIFDGFSQNRNETISQIQIDNSKIAIDQQNLALQSQLAISYQTYLTNLELIALEEKNEAIAKQNLTITLDKFRIGTITTLEFRTAQLNYVNATVRYSNAQFQAKLSEIALRELAGNLNF; encoded by the coding sequence ATGAAAAAGAAAGCAATTAAGATGATACATTCTAAATATATATTTAAAACGCTGGTTTTAGTTTTGTTTTGTGCATTAAAAATCAATGCACAAGAAATCTTAACTGTTGATGATGCTATAAAAATAGCCTTAGAAAACAATTATGAGATTAAAATTGCTTCTAATAATTTATTAATTGATAAAGCAAATGTTTCTTATGGAAATGCTGGAATGTTACCAAAGGCTACTGCGACAATTGTTGACAATAACGGTATCCAAAAACTTTCGCAAACACGAGCTGACGGAACAGTTAATAATCTGGACAACGCCAGAAGCAACAGCTTAAATTATGGAGTTGGTTTAGATTGGACCGTTTTTGATGGATTCAAAATGTTTGCAAAAAAAGAACAATTAGATGAATTGAAAAAACTAGGAGACGCAAAATTAAAACTGACTATAATTACTAAAATTAGCGATGTAAATGCAACCTATTACGACTTAGTTCAGCAGCAACAGCAACTAATGGCGCTTGATTCAACTATTGTAATCTCTAATCAACGATTGGCTTTAGCCAAAAATAGATTTACAATTGGTAAAGCTTCAAAACTGGAAGTTCTAAACGCTCAAGTAGATTTGAATACCGATAAAGTAGCTTTCCTTAGACAAAAAGAATTATATACCAATACTAAAATTCTATTGAATCAGATTCTTGCGAGAGAAGCAAAAATTGATTTTAAAGTAATGGATACAATTCTTGTAGATAATAAATTAGTATTGGCTGAATTGAGCGCTTTGGCTGAAAAACAAAATCCTCAATTAGAAACTCAAATCATCAATAAAAAGATTTCTGAATTGCAGTTGAAGCAAATAAAAGCTGCGAGATATCCAACTATAAAATTAAATACTGCTTATAATTTTTCAGAAAGTCACTCCAGTCTTGGTTTTACAACTCAGTCTTCTGCAAGAGGACTCAACTATGGATTTAGTGCTTCTTTAAATATATTTGATGGTTTTTCACAAAACAGGAACGAGACTATTAGCCAAATCCAAATTGACAATTCTAAAATTGCTATTGATCAGCAAAACCTTGCTTTACAATCACAATTGGCTATTTCATATCAAACTTATTTAACCAATTTAGAATTGATTGCTTTGGAAGAAAAAAATGAAGCTATAGCAAAACAAAACCTTACAATCACTTTAGATAAGTTTAGAATAGGAACTATAACTACATTAGAATTCAGAACGGCACAATTAAATTATGTCAATGCAACCGTGCGTTATAGTAATGCTCAATTTCAAGCAAAATTATCCGAAATTGCCTTACGTGAACTTGCTGGAAATTTGAATTTCTAA
- a CDS encoding efflux RND transporter permease subunit encodes MSLSTTSIRRPVFTIVVNLAIILFGLIGYSFLGIREFPSIDPAQVSIRTNYAGANSDIIESQITEPLEKAINSIDGIRNVTSSSIQGSSNITVEFNLDKNLEEAANDVRDKVSQAIRSLPQDIDAPPVVSKADANGEAIISMTVQSDSRSALELSDYAENVIGQRLETIPGVSGIQIWGQKRYAMRLWIDPVKLASYGCTVSEVREALNKQNVELPSGKITGANTELTVKTVGNLATAEEFNNIIIRSEGEKIVRFSDVGNAVMGAENIETKMTQSGTPLVGVAIVPLPGANYLDISKEFYKEYQILKKDLPKDIHLNIVIDNTVFVKKSVIEVAETLGISILLVILIIYLFFRDWAIAFRPLIDIPVSLIATFFIMWLFGFSINVLTLLAIVLATGLVVDDGIVVTENIFKKVEEGMTPIEAAIKGSNEIFFAVISISITLAAVFLPVIFLEGFVGRLFREFGVVIGAAVLISAFVSLTLTPMLNAYLMKGGEQKKSNFYIRTEPYFLKLNSGYADALNRFMKRKWLSFPILIACFGLIYLFFNLLKKETAPYDDRSGLMMSITAPEGSSYEYTDRFMQELSQLIDDSIPEKKVALIITSPGFGASTVNSGRIRISLTEPNERSRSQKEIAEKLTKWTNQYSEAKTAVLEQPTIAVNRRGGLPIQYIIQAPNFEKLREKIPLFMDEASKNETFSTTDVNLKFNKPEINVTIDREKAESLGISVIDIAQTLQLSLSGQRFGYFMRNGKQYQVIGQFDQKDRSTPLDLTSMYVKNNKGELIQMDNVVTIEEKSNPPQLYHNNRYMSATVSAGLAPGKSMSDGIDAMNKIKAKVLDDTFTTDLGGESRDFVESSSNTSFAFGLALVLIFLILAAQFESFIDPLIIILTVPMAVAGALFSLWLFDQTWNIFSQIGTVMLIGLVTKNGILIVEFANQLREQGKSKLDAILEASEARLRPILMTSLAISLGALPIAMSLGAASTSRIGMGVVIVGGTIFSLVLTLFVIPAMYLMWSKARKHYPEFDHIEEYEKESN; translated from the coding sequence ATGAGTTTATCAACCACAAGTATAAGAAGACCCGTATTTACTATCGTTGTAAATTTAGCCATCATCCTTTTTGGATTAATTGGTTACAGTTTTCTTGGAATTAGAGAATTTCCTTCTATTGATCCTGCGCAAGTTTCTATTCGTACAAATTATGCTGGAGCAAATTCAGATATCATTGAATCCCAAATTACAGAACCTTTAGAAAAAGCAATTAACTCTATTGATGGTATTCGAAATGTGACTTCTTCAAGTATTCAAGGTAGTAGCAATATCACGGTTGAATTTAATTTAGATAAAAATCTCGAAGAAGCAGCAAATGATGTCCGTGATAAAGTTTCACAAGCCATTCGTAGTTTACCTCAAGATATTGATGCGCCACCAGTTGTTTCTAAGGCTGATGCCAATGGTGAAGCTATTATTTCTATGACAGTTCAAAGTGATTCCAGAAGCGCTTTAGAATTAAGCGATTATGCTGAAAATGTTATCGGTCAACGTTTGGAAACTATTCCTGGTGTTAGTGGAATTCAAATTTGGGGACAAAAAAGATACGCAATGCGTTTGTGGATTGATCCTGTGAAATTAGCTTCTTACGGTTGTACTGTTTCAGAAGTACGTGAAGCTTTAAACAAACAAAATGTCGAATTACCTTCCGGAAAAATAACAGGTGCTAATACGGAACTTACCGTAAAAACAGTTGGAAATTTAGCCACAGCTGAAGAATTTAATAATATAATCATTCGCTCAGAAGGAGAAAAAATAGTGCGTTTTAGTGATGTAGGTAATGCGGTTATGGGTGCCGAAAATATTGAAACTAAAATGACGCAATCCGGAACGCCATTAGTTGGTGTTGCTATTGTACCTCTTCCGGGAGCAAATTATTTAGATATTTCAAAAGAATTTTACAAAGAATATCAAATTTTAAAAAAGGATTTGCCTAAAGATATTCATTTGAATATCGTAATTGACAATACCGTTTTTGTAAAAAAATCAGTTATTGAAGTTGCAGAAACATTAGGAATTTCGATTCTTTTGGTAATCCTAATTATCTATTTATTCTTTAGAGATTGGGCAATTGCGTTTAGACCTTTAATAGATATTCCGGTATCCTTGATAGCTACGTTTTTTATCATGTGGTTGTTCGGTTTCTCCATAAATGTACTTACGCTATTGGCGATTGTATTGGCAACAGGTTTAGTGGTTGATGATGGAATTGTGGTAACGGAAAATATTTTCAAAAAAGTAGAAGAAGGCATGACTCCGATAGAAGCGGCCATAAAAGGTTCAAACGAAATCTTTTTTGCAGTTATCTCTATTTCTATAACTCTTGCAGCGGTATTTTTACCAGTAATCTTCTTAGAAGGATTTGTGGGTCGACTATTTCGGGAATTCGGTGTCGTCATTGGTGCTGCTGTATTGATATCAGCATTTGTTTCGCTTACATTAACACCAATGTTGAATGCTTATTTGATGAAAGGTGGCGAGCAAAAAAAATCAAATTTCTATATCAGAACGGAACCTTATTTCTTGAAATTGAACAGTGGCTATGCTGATGCACTGAATCGTTTTATGAAAAGAAAATGGTTGAGTTTTCCAATATTAATTGCGTGTTTTGGTTTGATTTATCTCTTTTTTAATTTACTAAAAAAAGAAACAGCACCGTATGATGACCGAAGCGGATTGATGATGAGTATAACTGCACCGGAAGGTTCTTCATATGAATATACGGATCGTTTCATGCAGGAATTATCACAATTAATCGATGATTCTATTCCAGAGAAAAAAGTTGCTTTAATTATTACTTCACCAGGTTTTGGTGCATCAACCGTAAATAGTGGAAGAATCCGAATTTCTTTGACCGAACCAAACGAAAGAAGCCGTTCTCAAAAAGAAATTGCCGAAAAACTAACCAAATGGACCAACCAATATTCTGAAGCAAAAACAGCTGTATTGGAACAGCCTACAATTGCAGTTAATAGACGCGGTGGTTTACCAATTCAGTATATTATTCAAGCGCCAAACTTTGAAAAATTACGTGAAAAGATTCCGTTATTTATGGATGAAGCCTCAAAAAACGAAACTTTTTCTACAACAGATGTTAACTTGAAATTTAATAAGCCTGAAATTAATGTTACTATTGATCGTGAAAAAGCAGAAAGTTTAGGAATTTCAGTAATTGATATTGCTCAAACTTTACAACTTTCGTTAAGCGGACAACGCTTTGGTTATTTTATGAGAAATGGAAAGCAATATCAAGTAATTGGACAATTTGATCAGAAAGATCGTTCTACTCCACTTGATTTAACGTCTATGTATGTAAAAAATAACAAAGGAGAATTAATTCAAATGGATAATGTTGTTACAATTGAAGAAAAAAGTAATCCTCCACAATTGTACCATAATAATAGATACATGTCTGCAACCGTGTCAGCAGGTCTGGCTCCAGGCAAAAGTATGAGCGATGGTATTGATGCGATGAATAAAATTAAAGCAAAAGTATTAGATGACACCTTCACAACTGATTTAGGAGGTGAATCTCGCGATTTTGTGGAGAGTAGTTCGAATACTTCATTTGCATTCGGTCTGGCATTAGTATTAATTTTTCTAATTCTTGCAGCACAATTTGAAAGTTTTATCGATCCATTAATTATCATTTTAACTGTTCCAATGGCAGTAGCGGGAGCTTTATTCTCCTTGTGGTTGTTTGACCAAACTTGGAATATTTTCAGCCAGATTGGAACTGTAATGTTAATAGGTTTAGTGACTAAAAACGGAATTTTAATAGTTGAGTTTGCAAACCAGCTTCGTGAACAAGGAAAATCGAAATTAGACGCTATTTTAGAAGCTTCAGAAGCGCGTCTTCGTCCTATTTTGATGACAAGCTTAGCTATTTCATTAGGAGCTTTGCCTATTGCAATGTCGCTTGGTGCCGCTTCAACTAGTAGAATTGGTATGGGAGTTGTCATTGTTGGTGGAACTATTTTTTCTTTAGTTTTAACGCTATTTGTAATTCCTGCAATGTATTTGATGTGGTCCAAAGCTCGAAAACATTATCCTGAATTTGATCACATTGAAGAATATGAAAAAGAAAGCAATTAA
- a CDS encoding efflux RND transporter periplasmic adaptor subunit has protein sequence MKIKYLVYTLLTAGIIGFISYRIIENKSESGDPKGPNGKDKPINVSGIVLKSGTFDNNLSLSGSIEANEQVEIRSEVSGIVEGIYFSEGSNVAKGQVLFKVNDVELKAQLTQATTKEGLASENERRAKLLLQKEAISQEEYDVARSDYKSAQAQTQLIKAQISKTSVRAPFSGKIGLRSISPGTYVTPSILVAKLVNIGKLKITFSIPEKYTSQVKINTFLSFTVAGSDDKYTAKVYAIEPEVEVATRTLKVRAIAENKDGKLLPGTFANVELPLDIIKDAIVVPSEAVIPVQDGKKVFINNNGFAKEVIIETATRTDATVLVFKGLNPGDTLLTSGVMSLKDETPVIVKIK, from the coding sequence ATGAAGATAAAATACCTTGTTTACACACTCTTAACTGCTGGAATCATTGGATTCATTTCGTATCGAATCATTGAAAATAAAAGTGAATCTGGAGATCCTAAAGGTCCAAACGGAAAAGACAAACCTATTAATGTAAGTGGGATTGTACTTAAAAGTGGAACTTTTGACAACAATCTATCGCTTTCTGGATCAATTGAAGCTAACGAGCAAGTGGAAATTAGATCTGAAGTTTCGGGAATTGTTGAAGGTATTTATTTTAGTGAAGGTAGCAATGTTGCTAAAGGGCAAGTTCTTTTTAAAGTAAATGATGTGGAATTAAAAGCACAATTAACTCAAGCAACTACCAAAGAAGGATTAGCTTCTGAGAATGAAAGACGTGCTAAATTACTTTTGCAAAAAGAAGCTATTAGTCAAGAAGAATATGATGTTGCTAGATCTGATTATAAATCCGCTCAAGCACAAACTCAATTAATTAAAGCTCAAATTTCAAAAACATCTGTTAGAGCTCCTTTTTCTGGAAAAATTGGATTGCGTTCAATTTCGCCAGGAACTTATGTAACACCTTCTATTTTAGTAGCTAAATTAGTTAATATTGGCAAACTGAAAATCACATTTTCTATTCCTGAAAAATATACTTCACAAGTTAAAATAAATACTTTTTTAAGTTTTACAGTAGCTGGTTCTGATGATAAATATACGGCTAAAGTATATGCCATTGAACCTGAAGTTGAAGTTGCTACTAGAACCTTGAAAGTTCGTGCTATAGCAGAAAATAAAGACGGTAAATTATTACCGGGTACGTTTGCGAATGTAGAATTACCATTGGATATAATTAAAGATGCAATAGTAGTTCCTTCTGAAGCAGTAATTCCTGTACAAGACGGAAAGAAAGTTTTTATCAATAATAACGGCTTTGCAAAAGAAGTTATAATTGAAACCGCTACTAGAACAGATGCTACTGTATTAGTTTTTAAAGGGTTGAATCCTGGAGATACATTATTAACTAGTGGAGTTATGTCATTAAAAGATGAAACTCCTGTTATTGTAAAAATAAAATAG